In Nitrosomonas stercoris, the genomic stretch TCATGTTGTTGTACCAGTTGCGTATAAATGTTTACCAGCTCCTGAACAGTTTGTTCACTGGCTTGCCAATAATCTTTCCGGATGGCTTCCAGCATGCGTTCTGCAATTTGCGCCAATGCGGCGGGCTGATAAGTTTCGAACCACTCGCGCAGACCAAGCTGATAGCGATCATTTACATAGATTTCATGAAAAGATTGCCACTGGTCATCTCTGACAATGTTGCGATCCATGACTTGCCAGCCCCAAAAATTATTGATCGTGTTGAGCAATTGCAAGGTACCGCTATAGCCTTCCTTTACCATTTCCTTGATCCAGTTTGGATGTTGATAAACCGATCGCAGCTCGGTTGCCAGGAATTTGTCAGCGGCTTCCAGTTGTGCCCGACTCGGATCACGCATATTGGAGATATACAACTGGGGGGCTGTGCCATCGAGATGACGAACGGCCATGGAAATGCCTCCCAGATATTCAAATGGGTGATCGGTATCGAGCAAGCCATGCAAATTGGATGAACGGGAAAACACCACCGCACGCGTGCCCTGCAAGTGTTCGGCGTAGGCATTGATCTCGTTGTTGTCACTGGTCGTGATTTTCTTGCTCCAGCTGGTGGTATCCGGGCCATACATCCAGGACATGCTGGACAGATACTGTTGTTCTAGCTTGCCATCGCCTTCCTCCCATTGATCGGAGGCCAATGTTGCATCGGTTAGACCCGTGCCGTAATTGCCGCTTTCACTACCGAAAATACGGGTGTGTGCGACTGTGCTGGCATCTTTTTCGGATAAACCCCGTGCGAGCATGGCGCCAATAATCTGCAGACTATTGGCGCGCACATGATTTTGCTCTAATGGTTCATCTTCATCTTCGGCCAGCAGCATGATTGCTTCGTTGAGGCGTTCCATGACATTGGGAAATTGATCACGATACAAGCCGGTGATTGATATCACTGGATCGACGCGCGGGCGTCCCAGTTCGGCCAGTGAAATTTTTTCCACTCCCGTGACGCGTCCCCCTTCATCCCAGACCGGACGTACTCCCATGGCATACAGGATTTGCGCTTCCAGCATGCCCAGGTGGCGCATGGTTTCTGTACTCCACAATGAGAAAGCCAGTTTATCCGGGAATTGTCCATCGTGCGTTGTCTGATAAGTCAAAATTAGATGTTGCAGCGCCTCTTTGCCTGCCTCGTACGCAGCGCGAGTAGGTACGCGTGAAGGATCAAAACCGTACATGTTGCGCCCTGTTGGCAAGGCATCCGGATTACGAATAGGATCGCCACCATAAGATGGATCGATCCAGCGAGCGGACAATGCACGCAGTATCGATTCAATCTCGTTGGCGGTGCTGAAGGTGGCAGCAAGTGAACGACCATGTTTGGCCAGTTCAGCCAGCGCCTTGTCATCCAGTGTATCCAGCGGTTTGTCGCTCAGCACCCATTCATCGACAAAGCGATAAGGTGCAGAAGCCTGTATCTGTTGGTAGTCCCCCGTAAATATTTCTCCGGCATTCTCGAAACCGAGAGCAGTGTAAAGTGGTTGTCCCAGCATCTGCATGATGGTGCTGGTCATGTGTGTGCGTTCCATATCTTGCCCCAGCACATGCAGCCCCAGCGGTTGCTGAGCGATAGCCAGATGTTCCAGATAATCCTCAATCTCCCGCAAAAATTCAGGAAAATCGCGTTCCAGGTTGGCCACTTTCCAGTCCATATCCTGATGGATATTCATTTTTACTACCAGCTCTATGATTTGCTTGCGGGTATTTTCCTTTACCAATCCTTCATCGAGCGATTCGTATTCATGAATTGCGTCATTGATTTGGGCAAAATCTTCGGATAGCCCGGCAGGAGAAAATGGAGGGGTCTGATGGCTGATGATTACTCCGCGGCCACGGCGTTTAACGTGCACGGCTTCTGCAATATTATCGATGATGTATGGATAGATGACAGGTGTGTTGCCCACCAGCAGATTCGGATCATCAAAAGCCCATAGTCCCCTTTCTTTGCCGGGTGTCCACTCCTGCGAGCCGTGGGTTCCAAAATGGATAATAGCGTGTGCAGGTTGCTGTGTGCGCAGCCACAAATAAGTTGCCAGATAAAAGTGATTGGTTGGAATTTTTGTATCATGAAACAGTTTTTCTTCGGTGTTTTCAATGGCAATTTCTCCACGTGGGGGCTGAGGTAATACAACCAGCTGCCCTAATTTGAGGCGTGGTATTACAAAGCCCGTTGTACCATCTTCACGCTGTGCCACCCATGGGCTTTTCTTTGCTTCGCCCCAGTAGGCGTCTATTTGCTCACGCACCGCAGCGGGAAGGGTCGCGAACCATTCAAGATAGTCAGTCAGTGGCAAAAAATCCCAATGGGGTGTTTGCATCAGACCTGGCAGAGAATCTTTGCGGTAGACTGGCCGCAACATTTCGCCAACAGCAGCGATGATCTGTTCTTCACTGGCACTGTCGAATGCATAATCAGCTGCGCGCAGATGTTCGACCAAATGGGCAATTGAGCGTGGTACATTCAAATTGGAGGCACCCTGATTATGTTCTCCTGGCGGGTGATTCCAAAATAGCAGCGCCACATTTTTTTCAGCATTAGGTAACATTGCCAATTGAGCCAGATTGACCAGCTTGCCAACCAGCAACTCCATTTGCTCCGGTATTGCGGTCAGTTCACCCGCTTCATTGGTGGTGACCAATACCGGGTCTTGCAATCCAATATATTCAGCAACAGTCAGCATGAAAGGCAGCATGAAACTGCTGACACCTGCCTTATCCGCAGCGTAATCTGCACGATTGCCATTGCGATATTGCATGAAATTGATCACGGGAATATCAAGCGCCTGAAACCAGGCTTTGCGCCCATCCGGATTAATGCCAAGAAACGTATTAACCATCAAGACATGCAAGATGGTTTTGCCGTCAAGCATGATCAACGGTTCATCGACCACATGCATTGATTGTGTCGCAGGATTGGGAAAACCGCTGTCATCCAGCGTACCGATGGTTTGCACAGTTATCCCGATGTTTTCCGGTTTTTTCCCATCAGGTTGATCGCGTGTCTGCTGTTGCTCGTTTTGTGCAGGCGAACGAGTGGCTGAATCGGGGCGAGGACGACTGCCTCGATAGAAAACCAGTGGCATTCCACCTGCACGTTCGATTGCTGAGATGGTTTCATCCAATTGGCGAGTTTGTCCGTCACTCAGATAACTGCTGGCAGTTTCCATGCCGATGACTGGTGTATCCTGCCAGTTCTGCCGATGTTGTTGCCACCAATCCAGATATTCAGGCAAAGAAGCAAATATTACCTGTTCAGCATCCGGATGATAAATACCGCCATTAGGGAGTTCAACTGGTGGTGCAACAGCTGAGATATCTTCGCCCGCGAACCAGGCTTTTAGATATTGCATCATGCGCTCTCGGTTCACGCGCATCCCGCTAACGTAGTAGGTAAACAGTTGTTGTGCCTGCTCCTTATCTAGATGCTGTGCCTGCATGCGTAATGATGGATTGAACCGATGAACACTGAGTGTAGGGATAGTCAAAGCATGTAACTGTTCCCCTGCGACTTGTTCAACTTGTGACATGGATTCATCGTTTGGTGCATCAATGATAATGAAATCTGCATTGTCGAGTACTCGTTTTACGCCTGCTTCTCCTTCTCGATCAACTTGTGTCCACGCTAACTCCAGCGCCTGATCTTGTGCGATGGATTCCATCAGTTTGAATTTGTGTTCAAGTACAAAACTGGTACTCAATATCGCCACCTTTGCTGCTGTGGCAGTTGACGATGCCAGGCAGATTAGCAGCCCGAATACCAGTGTTTGGTAAAACTTCATCAGGAATCCTCCAATCATATATATAATGCGAACGATAATTATTAGCGTTATATAAATTAATATCAATGTGACAAATTGTCGCACCGGCAATTTACGTATGCTTATTCAGACGAGGCAGTGCGCAATAAGATAATTAAAATTTGTAGGCGAGATATCCCATGAATGTTCGAGGCATACCGGGTGTGAAACTGATGCGTGAACCGCTAGCATCTTTATTGACGTCTACTGCATAGCGTTTATCAAATAGGTTCTGCACGTTAAACGTTAGTCCCCAATGTTTTAGGTCATAGCCAACGGTCAGGTTGGTGAGGAAATGATAGCCGCCATGCCGTTCAGTGTTTGCGTTATCAGTGAAATAATCACTTTGTCCGCGTGTTTCGACCCGGCCATGCCAACCACTGGGATGGCGATACGTCGTATAAACAAAATACATATGTTCCGGAAAACGCGGCACTTGGTTGCCAGAACGGTTGGCATTGATTGTGGTGCGCTGATTGGTAACTGGATCGATAACTGTTAAAGGTTCAGTAAGTTTATTGAATTTCAGATCTGTGTAAGTGTAGCTGGCGCCCACTTCAAATCCGGAAGTAAAGGCGTAATTGCCAAAAAATTCAAACCCGTTCTTGCTAGTTTTGCCTGCATTGGCATATAGCGTTTGCAGATTTTGTACAAAGGAAATAATTTCGTTACTGACATCGGTGTGATAGCCGGTCAGATCAAACGACCAGTTCCGGCCACGCCCCTTGAAACCAGCTTCATAATTAAGATGACCAGATGCTTTCAGGGTGCGCCCAAATTCGACCGCGTTCTGAATTTCGCCATCTGCTGGTACTTGATTGGCATGTGCAACCGATACGTAGGCATTGATCTGATCTGTGGCACGATAGGTTACCGCTGCCTTGGGAGCAAACAAATCATAATCTTCCTTCACTTTAACCAGTCCGCGTCCTGGTGCGTAATTGCCTCGTGCGTAGTCATAACTTTGAAACTCGTTCCGTTTGATATCAAAACTGATTTGATCAAAACGCATTTGCAGATCGATCGTTAAACGATCCGTGGGAGAAAGGCTTTCCAGAAAATAAATTCCCCATAAATCATTGGTAAAGTGAGTGCGTGAATTAAGTTGCCCTTTGCGATCAGACAGGGTGGATATAATACGGCCAGTGCCCGGTACAGTTAACACATCAACATAAGCGTACTGTAATGAATTCTCATTCCAGCTGCGGCGCCAGGTGCCGCCAATCACCATTGAACCAGGTATGCCGAACAGAGAATGGGTATAAATTCCTTCAAGATCCAGGCCGAAATTTCGTTCCCAGCCTTCGGTATCGTTAATTTGTCCAGTAATTGGGTGAAAGTGTTTCCATTGGTTGTAGTAGATGCGCGGTTTGAAAAGCCAATCTCCCATGCGATGTTCCAGACGGCTGTTCATGAATAATATTTTGGAATCACGTGCTGAGTTTTTCCAGGGATCTTGTGTTTCAAGGGCTTTGCCAGTATGACGATAGCGGGTGTATTGCTCTCGATTGAGCGAACCAGGCAAATTCAGTTTGACATCGTTATAGGTGACCTCAGATTCAAGCAGGCTGGATTCTCCTAATTGCCACCCGTGTTTGAGTCCGATGTTAGTACTGTTAAAGCGATTTTGCTGCCGCCATTCGTTATTGGTATAGCGTTTTGAAAAAGTAAGAGAAAAAGCATGCTCATCAAAAACTTTGCCAAATCGAGTGTGCAGATTGTGTGTTCCCCAGTTTCCAACGCCGCCACGGATAGTATTGTGCCGATCATCAAAAGCAGAGCGTGAAATGATATGAATAGTACCTCCAGCTGTCCCTGCGCTATAAAGATCGCCTGGCCCACGGGTCACTTCGATGCGTTCGATATCATCAGTATCAACAAAATCGAGCCTGCCAAAACTGTCCGGATCAAGTATGGGTACCCCATCGCGTAACAAGTTAATTTCACGCACACCGTATTGTGCTTTTAGGCCTGCGCCACGAATTGAAATTTTGGCATCATAAGAATTGCTGTTACTCTCGATGCGTAATCCTGGCACCTGTCCTTGAATAGCATCCTTGATGCTGAACATGCGCACATCTTCTATGCGTTTTTCATCTACTACACTGATCGATTGCGGTACTTCCTTGGTGGTGCGTGCCTCACGTGTTGCCGTGACGCTAATGGCATCAAATTGTACGGATTCTTCAGGTAAGGTTTGTTGTGCGATTGAAGGAGAGGTTGCTGTCCAGAGTAACAGATAAACGGGCCATTTCCACTGTGGAAGATTGATAAAAATATCTGTTGTGTGAATTGATTTGGAATTGCCATTTGTGCTGTAGCTGTTGTGGACTTTCATAAAAATTTTCTCCCTTATTTTTATTGAGAATCAATTATCAATACAAATAAGGATGCTATTTAGATTGAGGGTGAGTCAATGCGACATATTGTCGCATTGATTATTTTTATTGATATTTCAAATATTTATATTGCCAGGTGGTTTTTGTGAGAGAACGATTTTGTGCTGAAAGGCATAGCAACCTTGAAGGTGCAAGTAGTCATTTCAGCGTAGAAAACCAGTTATTCATTTGTTTTCACGTGCGACAATATGTCGCATTGTTTATTCCAATAGCTTATCTGATACTTATCAGTGACTTTGTCAGATAGAAAATTTCTGAACTTTGTCACTTTTATCAATCATTGGAATAAAAATTCAAATGCATAAAATAATTGGGTATGTTTTGCTTTTTGTAGTTGGCATGGCTTCGCTGCCTGCTGTTGCGCATATCAGTTATAGCGATCGTGATTTTGGAATTTACGATTTGGCTACAGGCGGTTCAAGCACTATTCTCCATCAATTTGTAACCGGCAATTATGGCTGGATAGATGGCACAGATGCAGATCAAGGAGATAGTCATCGAGTACTACCGTTCCGGTTTACACTCACAAGCGCAGCTAATGTAACGCTGAGTTTCTGGGAAGACAGTGCAATGACCACTAACTACATGGGCATAGAGGAGCAATCGATATTTGGGTTAACACCTGGGTTTTCCTTGTATAAAGGATTAGCACACTTTCCCCCAGACACGCTGGATCACGACGGCGCAGCTGGCTCGCTCCTGTTACGTCCTGAAGGTAGTGAAGGCTCATTTGTAGCGTTGGGTGACTGGAGTATCACCAGTGATGATGATCCTTTTGCTCTGAATGCAAGTCATTTTGCTTATGTCGGACATGCTTACGATGGTGAAGCAGATTATGGCTTGGGTCTTATTTCAGGAGGAGATGGAATACTCGACAATTTTGTGTCAGCAACATTTTCGCTGGCTGCGGGCGATTATTCTGTTTTTGCAGGTGGATCTAATTACTGGGATCAATTGGAAAGCAACCCTGACTTTGGGGCGCGTTATGGTCTGAATGCCTCTTTTAGCATCGCACAACAAGTATCTGAGCCACACACTTTCGCTTTGTTGTTAGCAGGGTTAGGTGTGCTGGGTGTAATTAAGCGGCGTGAATGAACTCAGTCCGACCTATGTCTATGCTGATAAAAATCAGTATTACGTAGTAGCTATGCTATAAATTGACTTTGGTGTGCGTGCATGATTAATCATTTCATACATAAATAAGTTTATACTGATTATTTGTAACCATGTCTGGACTTGCCAGTACACTTCTACAGATCGCAGTAAGATAATTAGTCATGCACGCGCGTAGTTTCATAATTGAGAAGCTGATATTTTCGTCAATCACAAAAGCGAAGAAAGATTACATTATTTTCTTGTGGTGCAGCGAGACATGCTGCTATGTAATTTGCCTTCTGATCTCTTCAATCATCGTTTTTCCAAAGTGCTTTCTAGACATACCGCTACTTCTTTCGTTTAACTTTTATTCGGCGTGATTTAACAAAATTACGACTTGAATAAGCCATGACGCAACTTGTGGCTCTTATTTTACAAGCGAGCAACCCTAGTTAATTAACACGGCTGATTATTTTGTACAAACTGAGTAGTTGTATTTCTAAAAAATAAGGTATAAGCCGCGTCTATCTGTGATTGCACCCAAGTTGCATGCTTCAATCACAGCCAGAAAAATCCTGCCTTTTAAAATCTCGCAATTAAGATAAATACGATTAAGTCGAGCATCCGGCACATATGCGAATGATGGAGTTAATGATAATAATTTGCATTTGTATTGAATTTAAGTATAGTTCTTCCAGTTTATTTGTTTCGTTTACTTCGAAAAGGGAGAGGTTTACAACATGCAAATCAATCGCGTTGTCACATTTTGCTGTCTGGCGACTATCGCTACAGCGACTGATGCGGCTGATGGCGATAATATCGCCGAGCTCGATGAAATAACCGTCGTCAGTACTGCATCAGGTTTTGAACAGAATATTGCTGATGCACCAGCCAGTATTACTGTTATTTCTAGAGAAGAGCTTGATAAGAAATCGTACATTAGAGCGTTTTTCTTTTAATTAGAATCACTGGAATTCCCCTGTACGTTAAAATAAGAAAGGATAGGAGGTGAGAGATGCCGAAAGCTTATTCAGAGGATTTGCGCTGGCGGGTAGTGGCGGACACAGAAAAGGGTCTGAGTATCAGGGCCGTGGCCGATAAATATTCAGTCAGCCCCTCATTTGTATCGAAGATAACCTGCCTGTGGAGACGGGAAGGGAGCGTTTCCCCGCGCAAGATTGGAGGTTACCGGCGTCATGCGTTGAGCGCCCATGCTGCAGAGGTCAAGGGCAAGCTTCTGGAGGATAAGGACATAACGCTTGCGCAGCTGCGCGATTGGATTGAAGAGACTTTGGGGGTTCGTGTCCACGTTTCCTCGGTTGACCGATTTATCCGCTCGCTGGGATACAGTTATAAAAAAAACACTGAAGGCCAGCGAACAAGAGCGTGCTGACGTGGCGGCGGCAAGGCTCATTTGGCGAGACTGGCAAAAGACCTGCGATCCCGCTCGCCTGATCTTTCTCGATGAAACGGGAGCAAGCACGGACATGACGAGGCAGTATGGCCGCTGTCCTGTGGGAGAGCGATGCTATGACCATGCTCCCGGCAGTCACAAAACCATGACTTTCGTTGCCGGATTGCATCTTAACGGTTTGCTTGCGCCGTGGTGTCTGGATGCGCCCATGAATGGCGCAGCTTTCCTGGTTTATGTGGAAACCCAGCTCTGCCCTGCACTCAAGCCAGGTGATATCGTTATCTGCGACAACCTGAGCAGCCACAAGGTTGCCGGTGTCCGGGAGATGATCAAGGACAAAGGTGCAGAAATCCTTTATCTGCCGCCTTATTCTCCCGACCTCAACCCCATTGAACAGGTCTTCTCCAAAATCAAAACCCTCCTGCGTAAAGCCGCCGAACGATCCTTTGATGCTCTCTGGACCGCTATCGGCAGCATCATTGAAACCATCCGGCCCCAGGAATGCCGTAACTACTTCACCAACTCCGGCTATGTATCTAACTAAACGAGAAATGCTCTAATGGCGTACTAATGAATAAGATTATTCTAGAGGGAGTGGTGGCTGATAGTGTGCTGCAGTTTTTTTTAGGTGTTAGTAATGTTGTTATACAGAGAATTCTCAGAGAGCTGTTATCTTCGTTTTCTCAATGTGTCGAAGGTATCGTTTTATTTGGTTTTACATGCGCAAGTTTTTCATCCAGCAGTTCGATCCAGTGACGTACAGATAATGATGTGCCACTTTGCAGATGCATCTGGCAACCAATATTTGCAGTCGCAATTAATTCCGGATTTTCGGTGGTCAGCGCCGTGATTTTGTTATCTCGTAACTGACGTGAAAGTTTAGGTTGCAAAATGGAGTAGGTGCCAGCAGAACCACAGCAAAGATGAGGATCAACCACTTTAGCTAAATGAAAGCCAGCTGCTTGCAAAATAGGTTCGATTTTCCCTGTCAATTTCATGCCGTGCTGTAAAGTGCAAGGTGTGTGCAAAGCCAACTGGTATGATGATGCTGAATTGGCAGAAGTATTCGCTGCTTGTAACAGCGGAATTAACGTGGCTGTCTCGGCAGCAATGACTTCGCTGATATCTTTGGTCAAACTGGCAATGCGTGCTGCCTTCTCCGCATAAATCGGATCGTGTTGCAGTAAATAACCATAATCTTTGACTGTGACGCCGCAACCACTGGCCGTGACAATAATTGCTTCCACTGGATTTTCCGATCGTGTGACGAATGGCCACCAAGCATCGATATTGCGACGCATTGCGTCCAGCCCTTCTTCTTGTGCACCAAGGTGATAAGCAAGCGCACCGCAGCAGCCAGCTTGTTCTGCACTTATAACAGTGATACCGAGCTTATCCAGCACTCGGGCGGTGGCATAGTTAGTATTTGGCGCCAAGCTCGGTTGAACACAGCCTTGCAGGATCAGCATCGAGCGTGTGTGCTGTTGGTTGGAGGGAGCGTTAGAGGTTGCTGGTTTGGGAGGGATGGTTCTTTTTAGGTGGCCAGGTAGTAGTGGTCGTCCTAATCGAGCGACTCCCATGAGGGTGTTAAAAAATGTGCGATTGGGCAGCAGCTTGCGTAACAGGTAGCGCTTAAAAGTAGCGTAAGGGGTACGTTGTGTTTTTTGCTCAATCATTCCACGCCCAATATCGAGCAAGCGTCCATATTGCACGCCGGAAGGGCAAGTAGTCTCACAGGCGCGGCAGGTTAGGCAACGATCCAGGTGCAATTGTGTTGTTTCAGTGACTTCCTGGCCTTCCAGCATTTGTTTCATCAGATAAATGCGTCCGCGTGGACTGTCCAGCTCATTGCCGAGTAGTTGGTAAGTGGGACAGGTAGCAAGGCAGAAACCGCAATGCACACAACTGCGCAAAATGGCATCTGCTTCTTGTCCTTCTGGTGTGTCTTTGATGAGATCGGTTAAATGGGTTTGCATGGCTGAATTTCAGGATACAGGCGTTGTGGATTGAAGATGCCTAGTGGGTCAAATTGTTGTTTTAAGCGTTGGTGAATCTTTAGTAGAGCAGGGGAGAGTGGATGAAATGCAGAAACTGTAGTTTTATCACCATAAAATAGCGTTGCATGCCCGCCGGCATTGGCGGCTTGCTGGCGAATTATAGTTGCGTCAGTATCTTTGTCAGTAAGCAGCCAGCGTAATGCGCCTCCCCATTCGATTAATTGCTTACCTGGTAGTGATAGCGAAGGGGCAGTAGGCTGGATGGACAAACGCCATAACGATTGCTCAGCTGATTTTCCTTGCTGAAAAAATGAATAAGTATGGTCGCGGATTGATTCCCAGAAATCAGCACCATCAGCAATAATGTCGCCGCCCAGTCTGCTATGAGCAGTGCGTACTGCGGATTCGGGCCCGGACACACGAATATAAAGCCGGCCGTCAAGAAAGCAGGTGGCAGAAACGGGTAATGGCTCTGCGGAACAGCGCCGCATGAAGTGAATGGCATCTGGTTGACTGGTTTGAATGCATAACGTGCGCTCGGTTTCAGGTCGGGGCAATACCTTGAGCGATACCTCCAGTAACACACCCAGTGTGCCCATTGCACCAACCATGAGGCGCGAAACATCGTAGCCAGCAACATTTTTCATAACTTGCCCACCGAAAGATAATATGCTTCCTTGTCCATCTAATAGTTGTACACCTAAAACGTAATCGCGCACAGCACCAGCGTAGGCTCGTCTGGGGCCGGATAATCCGGCGGCAACGCAGCCCCCTAATGTGGTCGCTGTACTAAAATAAGGTGGTTCAAAAGCAAGCATTTGGCCTTGTTCGTGTAACAACTTTTCCAGATCAGCCAAGGATGTGCCTGCGCGAGCAGTTACAACCAATTCACTTGGTTCATAATCAACAATGCCTTGCCAGTTGGTGGTATTAAGGATTGTATGTTGTGATGTTGCTGCTTGCGAATTACCGTAAAAATCCTTGCTGCCACCGCCGCGAATATACAATGGCCGTTTATGTTCAATGGCTTGGGTAACGGCTTGTAGTAAATAATCGGACGTGGCTTGCATTTGCATAAATCAGAACCTTGGTATATCTGGGAATTTTTCGGTACCTTGATGAACATGCATAGCACCAAATTCAGCGCAGCGGTGTAATTCGGGAATGGCTTTGCCAGGATTCAGCAGTGCCTGTGGATCAAAAGCTGCCTTGACTGCATGAAATAAATTGCGTTCGGCATCATTAAACTGCAAGCACATTTGATTGAGTTTTTCGATGCCTACGCCGTGTTCACCGGTTACTGATCCGCCGAATTCAATACAAATCTCTAGAATACGCGCACCAAATGCCTCCGCTTTTTCCAGTTCTCCCGGCTGAGTAGCATCATATAGAATCAGCGGATGCAGATTGCCATCTCCTGCATGAAATACGTTCATACAGCGTAGATTATATTTCTCCGAGAGTTGTTCAATTTGCTCTAGCACGCGCGCCAGGTGTTTACGCGGAATAGTGCCATCCATGCAATAGTAGTCTGGTGAAACCCGACCCGCTGCCGGAAAAGCTGCCTTACGCCCAGCCCAGAAAAGCTGCCGTTCGGCTTCATCACGTGCCACGCGAATGCGAATAGCACCGCTGGCCCGTAAAATAGCTTGAATTTGTTCGATTTCGCTGGCGACTTCTTCTGCCATGCCGTCGGATTCACACAACAGAATGGCGGCGCCTTCCAGGTCATAGCCGGCGTGGACGAAATCCTCGACTGCATGAATAGTCAGTTTGTCCATCATTTCCATCCCGGCAGGAATAATTCCCGCTTGAATAACATTGGCTACCGCCTCACCAGCCAGACTAATTTCATTGAATACGGCCATAACCAACTGCACCGTTTCTGGCTTAGGGAGTAATTTAACCGTGATTTCAGTGATAATGCCGAGCATGCCTTCACTGCCAGTCATTAGAGCTAGCAGATCAAAACCGGGGCTATCAAACGCTTCCGAGCCAATTTCCAGTAATTCACCTTCAATTGTCAGCACGCGCAAGCGCAAAATATTGTGTACGGTAAGGCCATATTTCAGGCAATGTACGCCGCCAGAGTTTTCTGCCACATTGCCGCCAATACTGCAGGCAATTTGAGAGGAAGGATCAGGAGCGTAATACATACCGTAAGGTGCAGCTGCTTCACTAATTGCTAAGTTGCGTACGCCCGGCTGAACGCGTGCTGTGCAGGCAAGTGGATCAATTTCCAGAATGCGATTGAGCTTGGCTAATGATAGCAATACCCCTTCCGCATGCGGTTGCGCACCCCCTGAAAGACCGGTGCCGGAGCCGCGTGCTACAACCGGTACTTGCTCAGCATGACAAATTTGCAGAATCTTGATGATTTCCGCTTCAGTGCGTGGCAACACAACCAGCATTGGTAATTGTCGGTAAGCAGAGAGCGCGTCACATTCGTATGGTCGCAATTCTTCTGTTTCGTACAATACTGCTTCTTCAGGCAAAAATTGCAAAAAAGCGGCAATTAATTGTTTACGCTTCATAAACAGGAGTCACCTCAGAACGAACGGTGTGATTGGCTAGTTTTTCGAGAATGCATACGATGGCCGAGCTATCCAATTGGCTGTCTGCTTGTGCAACACAGGCTTTGTAGAGTGATTGCGTCAGCGCCGTGCCCGGCAAGCTCACTCCTAATTCTGTG encodes the following:
- a CDS encoding vitamin B12 transporter BtuB, with the protein product MKVHNSYSTNGNSKSIHTTDIFINLPQWKWPVYLLLWTATSPSIAQQTLPEESVQFDAISVTATREARTTKEVPQSISVVDEKRIEDVRMFSIKDAIQGQVPGLRIESNSNSYDAKISIRGAGLKAQYGVREINLLRDGVPILDPDSFGRLDFVDTDDIERIEVTRGPGDLYSAGTAGGTIHIISRSAFDDRHNTIRGGVGNWGTHNLHTRFGKVFDEHAFSLTFSKRYTNNEWRQQNRFNSTNIGLKHGWQLGESSLLESEVTYNDVKLNLPGSLNREQYTRYRHTGKALETQDPWKNSARDSKILFMNSRLEHRMGDWLFKPRIYYNQWKHFHPITGQINDTEGWERNFGLDLEGIYTHSLFGIPGSMVIGGTWRRSWNENSLQYAYVDVLTVPGTGRIISTLSDRKGQLNSRTHFTNDLWGIYFLESLSPTDRLTIDLQMRFDQISFDIKRNEFQSYDYARGNYAPGRGLVKVKEDYDLFAPKAAVTYRATDQINAYVSVAHANQVPADGEIQNAVEFGRTLKASGHLNYEAGFKGRGRNWSFDLTGYHTDVSNEIISFVQNLQTLYANAGKTSKNGFEFFGNYAFTSGFEVGASYTYTDLKFNKLTEPLTVIDPVTNQRTTINANRSGNQVPRFPEHMYFVYTTYRHPSGWHGRVETRGQSDYFTDNANTERHGGYHFLTNLTVGYDLKHWGLTFNVQNLFDKRYAVDVNKDASGSRISFTPGMPRTFMGYLAYKF
- a CDS encoding IS630 family transposase ISAzs37 gives rise to the protein MAAARLIWRDWQKTCDPARLIFLDETGASTDMTRQYGRCPVGERCYDHAPGSHKTMTFVAGLHLNGLLAPWCLDAPMNGAAFLVYVETQLCPALKPGDIVICDNLSSHKVAGVREMIKDKGAEILYLPPYSPDLNPIEQVFSKIKTLLRKAAERSFDALWTAIGSIIETIRPQECRNYFTNSGYVSN
- a CDS encoding lactate utilization protein A, with the protein product MQTHLTDLIKDTPEGQEADAILRSCVHCGFCLATCPTYQLLGNELDSPRGRIYLMKQMLEGQEVTETTQLHLDRCLTCRACETTCPSGVQYGRLLDIGRGMIEQKTQRTPYATFKRYLLRKLLPNRTFFNTLMGVARLGRPLLPGHLKRTIPPKPATSNAPSNQQHTRSMLILQGCVQPSLAPNTNYATARVLDKLGITVISAEQAGCCGALAYHLGAQEEGLDAMRRNIDAWWPFVTRSENPVEAIIVTASGCGVTVKDYGYLLQHDPIYAEKAARIASLTKDISEVIAAETATLIPLLQAANTSANSASSYQLALHTPCTLQHGMKLTGKIEPILQAAGFHLAKVVDPHLCCGSAGTYSILQPKLSRQLRDNKITALTTENPELIATANIGCQMHLQSGTSLSVRHWIELLDEKLAHVKPNKTIPSTH
- a CDS encoding putative FAD-linked oxidoreductase, whose product is MKRKQLIAAFLQFLPEEAVLYETEELRPYECDALSAYRQLPMLVVLPRTEAEIIKILQICHAEQVPVVARGSGTGLSGGAQPHAEGVLLSLAKLNRILEIDPLACTARVQPGVRNLAISEAAAPYGMYYAPDPSSQIACSIGGNVAENSGGVHCLKYGLTVHNILRLRVLTIEGELLEIGSEAFDSPGFDLLALMTGSEGMLGIITEITVKLLPKPETVQLVMAVFNEISLAGEAVANVIQAGIIPAGMEMMDKLTIHAVEDFVHAGYDLEGAAILLCESDGMAEEVASEIEQIQAILRASGAIRIRVARDEAERQLFWAGRKAAFPAAGRVSPDYYCMDGTIPRKHLARVLEQIEQLSEKYNLRCMNVFHAGDGNLHPLILYDATQPGELEKAEAFGARILEICIEFGGSVTGEHGVGIEKLNQMCLQFNDAERNLFHAVKAAFDPQALLNPGKAIPELHRCAEFGAMHVHQGTEKFPDIPRF